Proteins encoded by one window of uncultured Bacteroides sp.:
- a CDS encoding TonB-dependent receptor plug domain-containing protein yields the protein MSNTRNIILSLLIWLCVCLLVQAQKPDSLRVHTLKEVVVKENKKEKEFRSTTPLQVLDANQLKQAGSLQVSDAVKFFSGVVVKDYGGIGGLKTISVRSLGANHTAVVYDGITITDSQTGQIDLGKLTLDNIEEISLSNGQSDNIFQSARLFSAASILNIKSPAPTLNKKNMNASATFKGGSFGFYNPSLHLDNRWSNIFSSSVHLDYMHADGDYPYTQLNGTATERVRRYNSDIETIKTEANLFAHLSDRQKASVKAYYYSSDRGLPSNKLYYSRATERLKDKNIFAQTNYENNFSDQWSLMVNGKFNWGYNQYNNPDNATYNAATENNYYQNEYYLSGTVMYRPFSSLSFSLANDGSINTMRADMANFVFPTRLTLLNALAAKFVNNRFTATAHILSTLTKESVKTGTAADNRNRLSPSVSLSYQLFKEENLRVRLLYKDIFRLPTFNDLYYGTIGTRTLKPEQASEYNAGLSWIKSINHLIPFISLSVDGFYNKVSNKIVAVPTKNLFVWSMRNIGRVDIRGCEANLETAVLFSKKVKLTATGNYTYQRAMDKTDKYNMPDKVTYNHQIPYTPRHSGSTRLGLEMPWINFSYTVMASGERYSNQYNAPEYRLEGYTEHSVSAWHTFKLKKFSVSAQAEVLNLFDKEYEIVQNYPMPGRQYRGSIRIIY from the coding sequence ATGTCAAACACTCGAAACATAATTCTCTCTTTACTCATTTGGCTCTGCGTCTGTCTGCTTGTTCAGGCGCAGAAACCAGACTCTTTACGTGTTCACACACTGAAAGAAGTAGTGGTAAAAGAGAATAAAAAGGAAAAGGAATTCCGTTCCACCACTCCACTTCAAGTGCTTGACGCCAATCAGTTAAAGCAGGCCGGTTCGCTTCAGGTATCGGATGCTGTAAAATTCTTCAGCGGTGTAGTTGTAAAAGACTACGGAGGCATCGGCGGATTAAAAACTATCTCGGTACGCAGTCTGGGGGCTAACCATACGGCTGTGGTTTATGATGGAATTACAATCACCGATTCTCAGACCGGACAAATTGATTTAGGGAAACTTACTCTTGATAATATTGAGGAGATCAGTCTCAGTAACGGTCAGAGCGATAATATATTTCAGTCGGCCCGGCTTTTCTCAGCCGCAAGCATCCTGAACATAAAGAGTCCGGCTCCCACGCTTAACAAAAAGAATATGAATGCCAGCGCTACCTTCAAAGGGGGTAGCTTTGGCTTTTATAATCCCAGCCTTCATCTTGATAACCGGTGGAGTAACATCTTTTCATCTTCCGTTCATCTTGATTACATGCATGCCGACGGAGACTATCCTTACACGCAGCTTAACGGCACTGCAACAGAAAGAGTTCGCCGTTACAACTCGGATATTGAAACTATAAAGACCGAAGCCAATCTGTTTGCTCACCTCAGCGACCGTCAGAAAGCCAGTGTGAAAGCATATTATTACTCATCAGACAGAGGTTTGCCTTCCAACAAATTATATTATTCGCGAGCTACGGAACGCTTAAAGGATAAAAATATCTTTGCCCAGACTAATTATGAAAATAATTTTTCTGACCAATGGAGTCTTATGGTAAATGGAAAGTTCAACTGGGGATATAATCAGTACAACAATCCGGATAATGCAACGTATAATGCTGCCACAGAAAATAATTACTACCAGAATGAGTACTATCTTTCGGGCACAGTAATGTATCGCCCGTTCTCATCTCTCTCCTTTTCTTTGGCTAATGATGGTAGCATCAATACCATGAGAGCCGATATGGCAAACTTTGTATTCCCCACCCGCCTCACTTTGCTTAACGCATTAGCCGCCAAGTTTGTAAATAATCGCTTTACAGCTACGGCGCATATTCTTTCTACATTAACCAAAGAATCAGTAAAAACCGGAACGGCAGCCGATAACCGCAACCGGCTTTCTCCTTCAGTGAGTCTCTCTTATCAGCTATTTAAAGAAGAGAATCTACGTGTAAGATTACTCTATAAAGATATTTTCCGTCTGCCCACGTTCAATGATTTATATTACGGAACCATAGGCACACGAACTTTAAAGCCTGAACAGGCAAGCGAATACAATGCCGGACTGAGCTGGATAAAGAGCATCAACCATTTGATTCCTTTTATTTCTCTATCTGTTGACGGCTTTTATAATAAAGTGAGCAACAAGATTGTTGCCGTACCTACCAAGAACCTGTTTGTATGGAGTATGCGCAACATCGGGCGGGTTGACATTCGTGGTTGTGAAGCTAATCTTGAAACGGCTGTCCTTTTCAGCAAGAAAGTAAAGCTCACTGCTACAGGCAACTATACTTATCAGCGGGCAATGGATAAGACTGATAAATACAACATGCCCGATAAGGTGACGTATAATCACCAGATACCTTACACTCCCCGTCACTCAGGATCAACACGTTTAGGACTTGAGATGCCGTGGATAAACTTTTCCTATACTGTAATGGCTTCGGGCGAACGATATTCAAACCAGTATAATGCACCGGAATACAGGTTGGAAGGTTATACCGAACATTCTGTTTCGGCATGGCACACCTTCAAACTAAAGAAGTTTAGCGTTTCTGCTCAGGCAGAGGTCCTCAATCTCTTTGATAAGGAATATGAAATAGTACAGAATTACCCTATGCCGGGAAGACAATACCGGGGTAGCATCCGAATTATTTATTGA
- a CDS encoding ABC-F family ATP-binding cassette domain-containing protein, whose amino-acid sequence MASYMQIDGLTKSFGDLVLFNEISFGIADGQRIGLIAKNGSGKTTLLNIIAGKEGYDAGNIVFRRDLRVAYLEQDPHYPEELTVLEACFHSNNDTVQLLKEYEACMETEDHPGLQDLLIRMDHEKAWDYERKAKQILSQLKIRNLDQQVKSLSGGQLKRVALANTLITEPELLILDEPTNHLDLDMTEWLEEYLRRTNISLLMVTHDRYFLDRVCSEIIEIDNKQIYQYKGNYSYYLEKRQERIDSSNIEIERANNLYRTELDWMRRMPQARAHKAKYRQDAFYEIEKVAKQRFNNDNVKLEVKSAYIGSKIFEADHLYKSFGDLKILDDFSYIFARYEKMGIVGNNGTGKSTFIKILMGQAMPDKGTIEIGETIRFGYYSQDGLQFDDQMKVIDVVQDIAEVIELGDGKKLTASQFLQHFLFTPETQHSYVYKLSGGERRRLYLCTILMRNPNFLVLDEPTNDLDIITLNVLEDYLVNFKGCVIVVSHDRYFMDKVVDHLLVFNGQGDIRDFPGNYSDYRDWSEARKQKEKEAEKPKEEKTARVRENDKRKMSYKEKMELAQIEKDMEELEQEKATLESDLCSGSLPSELLVEKSKRIAEIIGFIDEKTMRWMELSEIEG is encoded by the coding sequence ATGGCGAGTTATATGCAGATAGACGGGCTAACTAAATCTTTTGGAGATTTGGTCCTGTTTAATGAAATATCATTTGGAATTGCAGACGGGCAAAGAATTGGTCTGATTGCTAAAAATGGTAGTGGAAAGACTACCTTATTAAATATTATAGCTGGAAAAGAAGGGTATGATGCGGGAAATATTGTTTTCAGACGGGATTTGCGTGTGGCATATCTGGAACAGGATCCTCATTATCCCGAAGAACTGACAGTGCTGGAAGCTTGTTTCCATTCAAACAATGATACCGTACAGTTACTTAAAGAGTATGAGGCATGTATGGAAACAGAAGATCATCCCGGCTTACAGGATTTATTGATTAGAATGGATCATGAGAAAGCATGGGATTATGAACGAAAAGCTAAACAGATTCTTTCGCAATTAAAAATACGGAACCTTGATCAGCAGGTTAAATCTCTTTCCGGAGGACAATTAAAACGGGTGGCTCTTGCCAACACGTTAATCACCGAACCGGAATTGTTGATTCTCGATGAGCCAACCAACCACCTTGATCTGGATATGACGGAGTGGCTTGAAGAATATCTGAGACGCACAAACATCAGTTTGCTGATGGTAACGCATGACCGCTATTTCCTTGATAGGGTTTGTTCCGAAATTATTGAAATTGACAATAAACAAATTTATCAATATAAGGGTAATTATAGCTACTATCTAGAGAAAAGACAAGAACGAATTGATTCATCCAATATTGAAATTGAACGCGCTAATAATCTTTATCGCACAGAGCTAGACTGGATGCGCCGTATGCCGCAAGCACGTGCGCATAAGGCGAAATACAGACAAGATGCTTTTTATGAGATTGAGAAGGTAGCCAAGCAGCGTTTCAATAATGATAATGTTAAGCTGGAAGTTAAGTCTGCATACATTGGTTCAAAGATATTTGAAGCCGATCATTTATATAAGAGCTTTGGCGACCTGAAAATATTAGATGATTTCTCGTATATTTTTGCACGATATGAAAAGATGGGTATTGTGGGTAATAACGGAACCGGGAAATCCACTTTTATTAAAATACTCATGGGGCAGGCAATGCCCGATAAAGGAACCATTGAAATTGGTGAGACAATCCGCTTTGGCTACTATTCTCAGGATGGATTGCAGTTTGATGATCAGATGAAGGTTATTGACGTGGTGCAGGATATTGCTGAAGTAATAGAACTGGGCGATGGTAAAAAGCTTACTGCTTCTCAGTTTCTGCAACATTTCCTTTTCACCCCTGAAACACAGCATAGCTATGTTTACAAATTGAGTGGTGGAGAGAGGAGGCGACTTTATCTTTGTACGATATTGATGCGAAATCCTAATTTTCTTGTGCTTGATGAACCAACTAACGACCTTGATATTATAACGCTTAATGTTCTTGAAGATTATCTGGTTAATTTTAAGGGCTGTGTGATTGTAGTTTCTCACGACCGTTATTTCATGGATAAGGTTGTAGACCATTTACTTGTGTTCAACGGTCAGGGTGACATTCGTGATTTCCCTGGTAACTATTCTGATTACCGCGATTGGAGTGAAGCAAGAAAACAAAAGGAGAAAGAAGCAGAAAAGCCAAAAGAAGAAAAGACCGCCCGGGTACGTGAGAATGATAAGCGTAAGATGTCTTATAAAGAAAAGATGGAATTAGCGCAAATAGAAAAAGATATGGAGGAGCTGGAACAGGAAAAAGCCACATTGGAATCAGATCTTTGCAGTGGATCACTTCCTTCAGAGTTGTTGGTGGAGAAGTCAAAACGAATTGCTGAGATCATTGGTTTTATAGATGAAAAGACAATGCGTTGGATGGAACTGAGTGAAATTGAAGGCTAA
- a CDS encoding ATP-binding protein, giving the protein MSPAKKPFMSLNRKLLLSVILLFAAFSLCFIGFQYNREKEFKVELLNTKLQDYNARLYEEISDSANIENILDKYTKRHTLKDLRVTIIDLDGKVIYDNLKKDYNHIENHLNRPEVKLAINKGNGYDLRRISGTTGITYFYSATLYDKYIIRSALPYNIDLIIKLKADQHFIWFTLIITLILAVIFSRFTKRIGTAISQLREFTIRADRNEPLNLEMETAFPHNELGDISQHIIRIYNRLRETKEDLYIEREKLITHLQISHEGLGIFTAEKKEILVNNLFTQYSNLISDVNLQSAEGVFSIPELQKITEYINKTPQKTAENKERRMSINLDKNGRIFIVECIIFQDNSFEISINDITQEEEQVRMKRQLTQNIAHELKTPVSSIQGYLETIVNNESLPKDKLKTFIERCYAQSNRLTRLLRDISVLTRMDEASNMIDMEKVEINSLVRNIINEVALELEQKNIIVHNLLNKELIIRGNASLIYSIFRNLMDNAISYAGTEVSINIKCFREDELYYYFSFSDTGVGVAPEHLNRLFERFYRVDKGRSRKIGGTGLGLAIVKNSVIIHGGNISAKNNQGGGLEFIFTLAKS; this is encoded by the coding sequence ATGTCTCCTGCAAAGAAACCTTTTATGTCTCTTAACCGTAAATTATTACTTTCGGTTATCCTCTTATTTGCTGCCTTTTCTTTATGCTTCATCGGTTTTCAATATAATAGGGAAAAAGAATTTAAAGTAGAACTCTTAAATACAAAGTTACAGGATTATAATGCTCGTTTATATGAGGAAATTAGTGACTCGGCTAATATTGAAAACATACTAGACAAATACACCAAACGGCACACACTGAAAGATCTGCGGGTAACGATTATTGATTTAGATGGAAAGGTTATCTATGATAATTTAAAGAAGGATTACAATCATATTGAAAATCACTTAAACAGACCCGAAGTTAAACTGGCTATAAACAAGGGTAATGGTTATGATTTAAGAAGAATATCGGGAACAACCGGAATCACCTATTTTTATTCCGCTACCCTTTATGATAAATATATTATCCGAAGCGCCTTACCTTATAATATTGATCTGATTATAAAGTTAAAGGCCGACCAGCATTTTATCTGGTTCACCTTAATTATCACATTGATACTTGCCGTTATTTTCTCAAGATTCACTAAAAGAATAGGAACGGCAATCTCTCAGTTAAGAGAATTTACCATACGTGCCGACCGTAATGAACCGTTGAATTTAGAAATGGAAACGGCTTTTCCGCATAATGAGCTGGGAGATATTTCCCAGCATATCATTCGAATTTACAACCGTTTGCGTGAAACAAAAGAAGACCTTTACATAGAACGGGAAAAACTTATTACCCATTTACAGATATCACATGAAGGACTGGGAATATTTACCGCAGAGAAAAAAGAGATTCTGGTCAACAATCTGTTTACACAATACAGTAACCTGATATCGGATGTAAATCTTCAAAGTGCAGAAGGGGTATTCTCCATTCCTGAACTACAAAAGATTACTGAATATATAAACAAAACCCCACAAAAGACAGCCGAAAACAAAGAGCGTCGAATGTCTATTAATTTAGATAAGAACGGGCGGATATTTATTGTGGAATGCATTATTTTTCAGGATAATAGCTTTGAAATATCAATCAATGACATTACGCAGGAAGAGGAACAGGTAAGAATGAAAAGGCAATTAACACAAAACATTGCACATGAACTGAAAACCCCGGTCAGCAGTATTCAAGGATATTTAGAGACTATTGTAAACAATGAATCTCTGCCAAAGGATAAATTAAAGACATTCATAGAACGTTGTTACGCCCAAAGCAACAGACTAACCCGCCTTTTAAGGGATATTTCTGTGCTTACCCGAATGGACGAGGCAAGCAATATGATTGACATGGAAAAAGTTGAAATCAACTCTTTGGTCCGTAATATCATTAATGAAGTAGCATTAGAATTAGAACAGAAAAATATTATTGTTCATAATTTATTGAATAAAGAACTTATTATAAGGGGAAATGCGTCCCTTATCTATTCTATTTTCCGTAATCTAATGGACAATGCCATCTCCTATGCAGGGACTGAGGTTTCCATTAATATTAAATGCTTTAGGGAAGATGAATTATACTACTATTTCAGCTTCTCTGATACAGGAGTTGGTGTAGCACCAGAACATTTAAATCGCCTTTTCGAACGCTTTTACCGGGTAGACAAAGGACGATCACGCAAGATTGGCGGCACCGGACTGGGGCTTGCCATAGTTAAGAATTCTGTTATTATTCATGGTGGAAATATATCTGCCAAGAATAATCAGGGAGGCGGACTGGAATTCATTTTCACTCTTGCCAAGAGCTGA
- a CDS encoding response regulator transcription factor: MNTNRILVVDDEEDLCEILKFNLENEGYEVDTANSAEEALKLNINSYNLLLLDVMMGEISGFKMASILRKDKKTANIPIVFITAKDTENDTITGFNLGADDYISKPFSIREVISRVKAIIRRTANTTPQDNTEQISFNSLVIDTIKKRASIDGNEVSLTKKEFEILLLLLQNKGRVFSREDILSKIWSDEVYVLDRTIDVNITRLRKKIGDYGKYIVTRLGYGYCFEYE; the protein is encoded by the coding sequence ATGAACACTAATCGCATTTTAGTAGTAGACGATGAAGAAGATCTTTGTGAGATCTTAAAATTTAATCTTGAGAACGAAGGTTACGAAGTTGATACAGCAAATTCAGCTGAAGAAGCTCTGAAACTAAACATTAATAGTTATAACCTCTTGTTACTGGATGTAATGATGGGTGAAATCTCGGGATTTAAGATGGCTAGCATTCTCAGAAAAGATAAAAAGACTGCTAATATTCCAATTGTCTTTATTACTGCAAAAGACACGGAGAACGATACAATCACAGGATTCAATCTTGGAGCAGATGATTATATATCCAAACCATTTTCTATACGTGAAGTAATATCAAGGGTAAAAGCCATTATCCGCCGCACGGCAAACACAACACCCCAAGACAATACGGAGCAGATAAGTTTCAATTCTTTAGTGATTGATACTATAAAGAAGAGAGCCAGCATTGACGGTAACGAAGTTTCACTTACGAAAAAGGAATTTGAAATTTTACTTCTTTTATTGCAAAACAAGGGAAGAGTATTTTCAAGAGAAGATATCCTTTCTAAAATATGGAGCGATGAAGTATATGTGCTCGACCGCACCATTGATGTGAATATTACCCGCCTAAGAAAGAAGATTGGCGATTATGGAAAGTACATAGTAACCCGCCTTGGTTATGGGTATTGCTTTGAATATGAATAG
- a CDS encoding DUF4465 domain-containing protein produces MKKIYSLLLLTVVILCSCDSNDDNSSVIDSSTVVLNLQGKLSAPESEFIGVYKGDPAVTYSYKNPFVDQTGYFVFDNYTSNYLSFGGGFTYINKTDKTTAGYTNNSAITGTGKLSATYMTVNPSAYSTDKFHFAGNQSHTVKGMYVTNSTYAYLSMQNGDTSAKKFVTGDWFKLTVTGLDEKGNATGTVDFYLADYRDGKKIMVDQWTWLDLSALGKVAEVKFSMSSTDTGKWGMNTPAYFCMDGFTIEL; encoded by the coding sequence ATGAAAAAGATCTATTCTCTATTACTGCTTACCGTGGTAATACTTTGCAGCTGTGATAGCAATGACGACAATTCTTCTGTTATTGACAGCTCAACCGTAGTCCTCAACTTACAAGGAAAACTCAGCGCTCCCGAAAGTGAATTTATCGGAGTATATAAAGGAGATCCTGCTGTTACATACAGTTATAAGAACCCATTTGTAGACCAAACAGGTTATTTCGTTTTTGATAACTATACATCAAACTATTTATCTTTTGGAGGTGGATTTACTTACATTAATAAAACAGATAAAACAACTGCCGGATACACTAACAACAGTGCAATAACAGGTACAGGAAAACTAAGCGCAACTTATATGACTGTAAATCCAAGCGCATATTCTACTGATAAATTCCATTTTGCAGGAAACCAGAGCCACACAGTAAAAGGTATGTATGTAACAAACAGCACTTATGCATATCTATCTATGCAGAATGGTGATACTTCTGCCAAGAAGTTTGTTACTGGCGACTGGTTTAAACTGACTGTTACCGGCCTAGATGAAAAAGGTAACGCCACCGGTACAGTAGATTTCTATCTGGCCGACTACCGCGATGGGAAAAAGATTATGGTAGACCAGTGGACCTGGCTTGATCTTTCTGCTCTTGGTAAAGTTGCCGAAGTTAAATTCAGTATGTCTTCTACAGATACTGGTAAGTGGGGTATGAATACTCCTGCATACTTCTGTATGGATGGATTCACCATCGAGCTATAA
- a CDS encoding histidinol-phosphatase produces the protein MNLTNYHSHTSFCDGRAPMEDFVKEAVRQGFTSYGISSHAPLPFPTHWTMEKEDVAAYLEEFKNLKNEYKDKIELYISLEIDYLDEYNNPSADYFQNLPLDYRIGSVHLLNDDKGEIVDIDCSKENFKEKLEIHFNNDLKATVLTYYSKLMSMVELGGFDIVGHADKIAYNASFCQPGVTEEVWYQKAMKGLLALISEKGCMMEINTKAYHKLGVFYPDVPNFSLIKDLHIPVLVNSDSHYPELVNDGRAEALQALKAAGINTVMELVAGKWKEMPIFI, from the coding sequence ATGAATCTGACAAACTATCATAGTCACACTTCTTTCTGCGATGGACGTGCTCCGATGGAAGATTTTGTTAAAGAGGCCGTAAGACAGGGATTTACTTCTTACGGTATCTCTTCTCATGCACCGCTTCCTTTTCCTACGCACTGGACAATGGAAAAAGAAGATGTAGCTGCCTATCTTGAGGAGTTCAAGAACTTAAAGAATGAATATAAGGATAAGATAGAACTGTATATAAGTCTGGAAATTGATTATCTGGATGAATATAATAACCCTTCTGCAGACTATTTCCAGAATCTTCCGTTGGATTATCGAATTGGTTCTGTGCATTTGTTGAATGATGATAAAGGAGAAATTGTAGATATTGATTGCAGTAAAGAGAACTTTAAGGAAAAGCTGGAGATTCATTTTAATAATGATTTAAAAGCAACGGTTCTGACATATTACAGCAAATTAATGTCTATGGTTGAACTTGGTGGCTTCGATATTGTAGGACATGCAGATAAGATAGCATACAATGCCTCTTTTTGTCAGCCAGGAGTTACAGAAGAAGTCTGGTATCAGAAAGCGATGAAAGGACTACTTGCACTTATTTCCGAGAAAGGATGTATGATGGAGATAAATACGAAAGCATATCATAAATTGGGAGTTTTTTATCCGGATGTGCCTAATTTCTCTCTAATCAAAGATTTGCATATTCCTGTGTTGGTAAATTCAGATTCTCATTATCCTGAACTTGTAAATGATGGACGTGCTGAAGCACTTCAGGCATTAAAGGCTGCAGGAATAAATACAGTGATGGAACTTGTAGCGGGTAAATGGAAGGAAATGCCCATCTTTATCTAG
- a CDS encoding DUF3805 domain-containing protein: MSVQGKKFISPGVWFSLIYPSSWNEFEDAEDSFLFYNPNKWTGNFRISAYRDDINNEYGKESVDYELKENKNASQVKLGEMICAYSKEMFQEEGAYYVTHVWITGFDNVAFECTFTVPRGNSIEEAEEIISTLKTYPKGTLPVLEIIPIRVLEINAVNEAFEWTSNTIKKQLKKDFTSVEEDIAKIQQLIESGTFKPQQREVWESFGIAFGTILENQIDGMEWITVIKGKQEIPALRFKESELLIYPSQLVWNSVRSEQNCDLNAIFEDIKQKVEKELN; encoded by the coding sequence ATGAGTGTACAAGGAAAAAAGTTTATTTCTCCCGGAGTTTGGTTCTCTTTAATTTACCCATCATCCTGGAATGAGTTTGAGGATGCGGAAGATAGCTTCCTATTTTACAATCCCAATAAATGGACCGGAAATTTTCGTATTTCTGCATATCGGGATGATATAAATAATGAATATGGAAAAGAATCTGTAGATTATGAATTAAAGGAAAACAAGAATGCCTCACAGGTAAAGTTGGGAGAAATGATTTGTGCCTACAGTAAAGAGATGTTTCAGGAAGAAGGAGCCTATTATGTGACTCATGTATGGATTACAGGTTTTGATAATGTGGCTTTTGAATGTACATTTACAGTTCCCCGCGGTAACAGCATAGAGGAGGCTGAAGAAATTATTTCTACTTTGAAAACTTATCCCAAAGGTACACTGCCGGTTCTTGAGATTATTCCAATCCGAGTGTTAGAGATAAATGCTGTTAATGAGGCTTTTGAATGGACTTCCAATACAATAAAAAAGCAGTTAAAGAAGGATTTTACTTCTGTGGAGGAAGATATAGCCAAGATTCAGCAATTAATTGAAAGTGGAACTTTTAAACCTCAGCAAAGAGAGGTGTGGGAATCATTTGGAATTGCTTTTGGTACAATCTTGGAAAATCAAATAGACGGAATGGAGTGGATAACTGTAATTAAGGGCAAGCAAGAGATTCCGGCACTACGTTTTAAGGAAAGTGAATTGCTTATTTATCCTTCCCAACTGGTGTGGAATTCTGTACGCTCAGAACAAAATTGTGATTTGAATGCCATCTTTGAGGATATTAAGCAGAAGGTAGAAAAAGAATTGAACTAA
- a CDS encoding fucose isomerase, with the protein MTIHLITFTSALQKQTSIYKMHEILLSELEKFYTIKIVDYKDLYTLTEDDFKLVFIATGGTEKFVVRCFESLPQPMIMLTNGMQNSLSASLEISYWLQCKGLKSEILHGDTRTIIQRILVHYNNFEAQKAIKGRRIGVIGTPSSWLIASSVDYLLTKRRWGIEFVNIPIENVTNRYGLISDDEVGEQAAIIAGKALACREASPEDMIKAMRVYRAIKQICEKEKLSAITLSCYKLINLLGTTGCLALSLLNDEGILAGCEGDLQSIFTFLAIKTVTGNTPFMANPIQINLKNNEMVFAHCSVSTKLTEQYILRSHFESNTGVSIQGILPTGDITIVKCGGECLDEYFVSSGRLLENTNYVNVCRTQIRVKLDNPVDYFLRNPIGNHHLVVLGNYEKQLDAFFTSNNCKRAE; encoded by the coding sequence TCATCTCATTACCTTTACGTCTGCTTTACAGAAACAGACATCTATCTATAAGATGCATGAAATACTTCTCAGTGAACTAGAGAAGTTTTACACCATAAAAATAGTAGATTACAAGGATTTATATACACTGACCGAAGATGACTTTAAGCTTGTTTTCATAGCAACAGGTGGTACAGAAAAGTTTGTAGTCCGATGCTTTGAATCGCTTCCTCAACCAATGATTATGCTTACCAATGGAATGCAGAACTCTCTTTCCGCATCATTGGAAATCTCTTATTGGTTGCAATGCAAGGGACTCAAGTCTGAGATTCTTCATGGAGATACAAGAACAATTATACAGAGAATCCTGGTTCATTATAATAATTTTGAAGCTCAAAAAGCTATCAAAGGAAGAAGGATTGGAGTAATAGGCACTCCATCCTCATGGTTAATAGCAAGCAGCGTGGATTATTTGCTGACTAAACGCCGTTGGGGAATAGAATTTGTGAATATTCCCATTGAAAATGTAACAAACAGGTATGGGCTTATCAGTGATGATGAAGTTGGAGAGCAAGCGGCTATTATAGCAGGAAAAGCATTGGCATGCAGGGAAGCATCTCCAGAAGATATGATAAAAGCAATGCGCGTTTACAGAGCGATTAAACAAATTTGTGAAAAAGAGAAGTTATCAGCTATAACATTAAGCTGCTATAAACTGATTAACCTGCTGGGAACCACCGGATGCCTGGCTCTTTCTTTACTCAATGATGAAGGAATACTTGCGGGGTGTGAAGGAGATTTACAATCAATCTTCACATTTCTGGCTATTAAAACTGTAACCGGTAATACTCCATTCATGGCAAATCCCATACAGATTAATCTCAAAAACAATGAAATGGTATTTGCTCATTGCAGTGTAAGCACAAAACTAACCGAACAATATATTCTTAGAAGTCATTTTGAAAGCAATACAGGCGTGTCTATTCAGGGAATTTTGCCAACGGGAGACATCACAATTGTGAAGTGTGGCGGTGAATGTCTGGATGAATATTTTGTTTCTTCCGGAAGGTTACTTGAAAATACAAATTACGTAAATGTATGCCGCACACAGATTCGTGTCAAATTAGACAATCCGGTAGATTATTTTCTACGGAATCCTATAGGAAACCATCATCTGGTGGTTTTAGGTAATTATGAGAAGCAACTAGATGCATTCTTTACATCCAATAACTGCAAGCGGGCAGAATAG